In the genome of Arachis stenosperma cultivar V10309 chromosome 6, arast.V10309.gnm1.PFL2, whole genome shotgun sequence, the window ACGTGGATGAGGAAGGGAAGACAGGTCCCTTCCTAGCTCGGATTGTGTGACCCGTCGGGTCAGCCGCTCAGGCCCAGACCCGGGTCGCTGATGGGTTGAGCCGGAACAGTAACtaactaacaaacatatcaaattCCACTAGCCTTTGTACTCTCTCCTTAACCCATCAATAATATAACTATCAAATTTCTCAAACCATTCATCCAGATCACTCCTTCATTAAAATTATCATTAGTATTCTTACTACACAATTCAAGTCCATCATATACTAAACGAACTTCAAATTATTCCATAAAACTAACATTCAATTATCTCGATCAACTCATCAAAATCAAGTATACCTCCTATGAGTGTTTATGGAAGTACTTAGAAATTGTCTATTATGTTatcaaagaagattcaaattcACTTCCTTCAGGAATTTGTCACAAACTCTTACGGCATGTTTAATTTGTCTTAAAAAATTGAACACAAAGGTATAGAAAAACAAAGAGTATATACCCCATTTGATCTCCAAAATTCAAATCGTGCATTAATTAAATCCCTGACTTTCATAAATGACCGCAGACGTGAAATTGCCGCTGGAGGAGAGGAGCGGTGTCACAATAGCGCCGAAGCAGAGACATCTTCAGGGAGAAGGACACGGCGTGCGGTCGGACAAGAGGCCAAAGAGACTTCCAAGTCGAATTAGGGGTCACCGATGAAGACGATACTCTGGTTTTTCAAATCGGGGGAGGCACGGTGATGGCCTTGCGTGGCAATGCCCATGCGACAACAACCATGACTTCAGGAGATGGTTAGGGGCACAGAGTGTGAGGATCGGTCTCGGCGTCTTGCAACATGTGGTGAAGGAGTCTCCTGTGGCAATATCTTCTTGGAATAAAGGGtgatggagaagaagaaaggggatatGGAAACTCCAGGTCTCAGCAAGGATGAGGCAGGTTTCAGGTGGGTTCTCCTTGAACGACGTCATTTTTATATTGTTAGCATGAAAGTCAGGAATTTAAGGGACTATTAAGACGGAAGCACTATTAAGATGGCAGTTTACTCGAGGACAAATGGAGACTCACGTCTTTCCATTTAAGGGACGTAGTTGGACATTTACGAAAGTCAGGAATTTAATTAATATGCAATTTGAATTTCGGAGACCAAATAGAACATTTACTCAAAAAAACAAAACATGTTTAATTGTTAGGATAAAACACGGAAGAAGAAAAACTTGTAGACCCAAACTTAATAAAGTATTTTGGATTAGATCCTTATTTTTCCTTCATAATTCTGAATTTACTTTTCTTCTACTTGTCCTTGTCCTTTCTCGTCACTACCTCCTCCTTTGTTTTTGCTCTTTGTTACTTTACCTCTTCTacttttttatcattttatactttttctatattttgatttcctcttcttttatctttttttttttcactcgTCTTCCATAGTACTCTTCTTTTTCCCtgtctctctttcttttctcttacaTATGAAGagaacattgaaaataaaaataattaaattaaaaatgttggcctaataataaaaaaaatgtaagttaaaaaaattttatattttaattaaaattgacaattttagtattttatacatatttatgTGGCTTGCCCATTCTAATCAGAAAAGACTATCTTGCAAGTTGAAACACATACTAAATAAAAATTCACATTATATTatatggatttttttttttttggttcacTACGGTTAAAgccaaattcaaattcaaattcgaATGTGGTTGTTTGGTAGACATATGATatgtcatttttttttcatctatTACTCGGTCATTGCCAAGGATCGATCCCAGatgaaaaatattgaaaaacaCTATATTTTGCCATTCAACTAAAGGCTCAGCGGCATACAATgtgccacttttttttctttgtcaGAATATAATGTGCCACTTGAATCAGGCCTCCTACCAGTTGGCGGCTTATgattcttttttcatttttttttttggtcatgattcttttttcattttggTCAGACCTTTATGTTTTTTGGGCCTAGAAAACTCTCTTCCTGACTCTATTACAAATCTAATTTTGGACCTAGATCAGCCCATAAAATATTACGATGCCCAGTACCGAGATTGAACTCTTTGGCATAGGCCCATTAAAGAATACAATGCAGTAGTTCGTTTCCGTCATTGCGGTGTCTCTCACGTCTCGGACCGAGTTTTCGAGCTCCTCTTCTTCGTTGTCAAGGTTTTGAAAGTTGAAGACATTTAGAGACGCCTAGTTTCAAAGTTCCAACCACTCCAAGCTTTTGAGAGCTTAACCTACATCTCCGAAATCTCTTCGTACCCTCCTATTCGGAACCCTAATTTACTGCCATGACGGAAGTAAACGCccaatttttattaatttaatttccctAATTATATTCCATGCTTTAgctttctctattttttcttttaaatttacgTTCTATGTTCCCGCATTCAAAGTTACCTTTCCCGTGTTAATTCTCAGTTGTGATACTAGATGTGCCAGCTTTGGTACCTAAAAGCCAAATTAATGTAATATTATTCTGGTTTTGtaaattataataattcatAGACGTGTAGTTTGATAAAACTGTAAGCCGTGTCTATTTCACTACATTGTTAATATGATATGACTTCTGATTGCTAATGTTGTCAAGTCAACAAATATTTTCAACCGAAGGTAGTTCTATTGTTTGCATTATATGATCCTGCTTCCTTCGTTAGAGAAGTATGCAAATATTAACGTGGATTATTGAGATGTGGTGGTTTGTTCACTTTTATGATGTGTGTAAGTTAGACTTGTGAGTTGTAATGGATTTTGATTGGAGGCACTTTGTTATTgattacattttatttttttgttctcaGTACTGGGTGAGCCAGGGGAACAAATGGTGTGACTTTTGTAAAATTTATATATCGAACAATCCTTCGAGCATTAGAAATCATGAACTTGGTCAACGCCACAAAGATAATGTTGCCAAGAGGCTAGCTGTTATGCGAAAGGAGAATGCTGCTAAGGAGAAAGAGCAGAAGGAAACAGCTCGCGCCCTTGAGCAAATTGAAGTGGTAAGATCTTTTTACACTTCTCTTATTGGTTAAAATGATGCTTACTGTCTCTTTCGTCCATTGTTTCAAAAACCCTTTGAGTATATGCTAGCTTCTGATATAGAAGCGTAtgatttatttctatgtatatGCCTTTTGTCTAGTTTCACTGGAAAGCTTGCTTGTGAATTAGTAATCATTGCATTTGAAAGAAATGGGATAGCATTTGTTGTGAAAAAGTTAAAAAAGAAAGATGATAAAATCACCTTAGTCGGTTGTTTAGTAATAAGAGTATATCAGATCCAGGGCTGTCCAATAGATAGATATTAGATGGGGTTAGAAAATTATATACAAAACCATTTTCATAACTTAGTTTTAATAGCTTGTCTACGACCATGATTTATGATAATAAACAGTATCTTATGTGATCCACATGACTAATGCATAACTCACAATTCCACATGTATACTATTGCTTATAGTCCAAATATAAGACCTGATTTCAGAACAGCCTTCAAATTCCAAAGGGACTATACAATTTTTGCAACTTCGGATTAGGAACTCAAAAATAGGTTGTACAGGATTTGGAAATATCTAGACAAGTGTTAATGTTTTATATGCATTTACACTCATATTAGATGTATAACTTTTGTTATATCTGTGTTCTCTTTTGCAGAAAGCACAGCGCAGCTATCAAAAGGATAAAGCAAAGTTTGAGGAAACCAGACAATCTCATGAATTGGATGACCAAGGTTGTAAGTatgaatttttgtttatttattttcttgatACATGtctattaataattaattggCTTAGTCTGATAGCATTCTGTAGGTATCCTAGAATTAActcataaataaaagataagaaaataaaaactgTTGAATATTTGCGATAATATCGAAAATTAGATATGTTTTCATGTCACACCAAGATCAATGAAATGCAAAAATTAGTCGAATAATTATTAACCTTTTTTTCCCCTTAGAGAAATTTGGAACTGCTTTGCCTTTTCTCATATTGTGTATCGTTATTTGTTCTGAGTTGAGATTTAAACAAAAATACATTTTTGCTGCTGTTACGGATCGATAAAATATCCACTTAGCTTTATATACTCAACTCATGTAACTATGCATTGCGAGTTTCAAGCGTATTTTGTcatgcaattctattttatgCATACCTGATGTTGACTGCATAATTTGCAGAATGGCAGTTCGATGATAATTCAGGTTACTACTACCATAAAACAAATGGATTTTGCTATGATCCAAAATCAGGGTTTTACTATTCTGATGCTCTAGGTTTGGGCCttattcttctccttttctcaTTTTACTATATGAACTATGAACTAATattatattgattatttgatttCGTCTGTGATTAAGTGACATTACACACGATTTCTATAAGTGAATATCGTAGATTATTTAAAACCAAATGGTATCGTCTGCAATATCGCCTTCAATGTAATTTACACCTTTACTCAAAAAATTTCAACAGGGAAGTGGGTGACTTGGGAAGAAGCATATGCCTCACCTCAGTTTTCGTCAAATGCTGGGATCAGTGGaccaaattcaaaatctttgtCAACTTCACAATCAAAATCAGTCAAAAAGAAAACTgaaaataaatctcaaaatgGACCTTCACCAGGGCCAGTTGTTAGTTATTCTTTGAATCCCAAAAGAAATGTGAAAGGTACCCCTTCATCTCTTACTGTTCGCAAGAGAAAGAGACCTGAAGAGAAGTGCAAAGCTAAGGTTATCCCTGAAGAAGAGAAAGCAGCTCTTAAGGCAAGAGAAGCTGCAAGGAAAAGAGTAGAAGAGAGGGAAAAATCCTTGCTTGGTTTATACAGTAAACCTTACTAAGTTTGGAAAATTACGTTAACACCCTTCCTCTTCACCCTAATTTTGTGGGTTATACTTCCTTTGCCTTGTTCCGTTAAGGTAGATGTTGTAATTCTCCTTGTGATTACACCTTGTAAAATGTGATTGCACCTTGTAAAATTAATATGTTTCATTTCTTTTAtacttgtatatattttttggcCATTTTGCATGCATATTAGTCTCGCTTATAATTTTTGACAATGATTACATGTCACATCACTAATGTGGTTTTCACATGCTTTTGAGCATACTAAACTGTACAAAATGACAATATAACAAGATTTGCTTCTGCCAATATAACTTAAAACTGTATAACTAAgtatctttttaatattatcttttatttagtttttagaaaagaaaaaaataaaaaacaaataatttttttaactttttgaacaattagtatttaaaagtggatatttaaattaataataataaatctttaaaaaaattgattaaaggTCGAAAGTTAAAGGATAATTAGCATTTTTAAACTTCCAATTAGCATGAAAATAAATTTCCGTATTGGTCTcaaattatttgatttaatgGGTCAATACATTGTGGTTGTTATCGAGCCgtgatataatattttaaagaaaatgaaaaataaatccttaatcttttatgttaaatacaaatgaattttttaagttttgtaAATAAGGGATATATAGATTTCTCTGTACTGAATTCAAACCATCTGATAGAAAAATCTGtgtcttctatttatttaagtTAGATATTTACTTATATTTTAGTTTGATAAGTGATTTATTTGTCTtctatttgtatttttatactATAGAATCTAACATAAATCACACTCATTTCATGTGTCACACGCCAATCAATAATCCTAAAGAACTTCATTTCGCATTTATACTTAGGTTATAATCAAACACAGTTTAAATTATGGTGTTTGCTACGGTACGATGATAAATTTATACGTACCGATATAATAAAAACGTGGACAAATAACAAAACGCTACGTGAATTATATTATCTCCATCagcatttaatttttattttttaaaaatatatatcttaacattatttttactaaaatacccttataatttaataaaaataaaaaatattttttatataaatatataaaaagacttaaatgtccttttttatgttaaataaaaatgttcattttaaattaattaaattttaacattcaactaactttaatcttatattttaaaatcttaaataatttaaaaaaacaaaacaaaaacacatgaaaagaaaaaaaattaaaaaagttgtTCATCTAACTTCGTGTTCTTCGTCTCCTCcctcctcttccttctctctgctaaagagaagaagaagaagccgTCTAACCTAACCTTTTTTCTCGAGTTCCAATCAGTACTGTTTCTGTTGGATCCACAGAGACGGCGGCACCGGGGTTTTCTGCTTCCTCTCTTTTGTCAGAGCTGCTCACCTTCTCCTCTAGTTGTGCGTGGTTCGAATCTGTTGCAGCTGCGAGAGACGAAGTCCGCCATGTACCACTGCTTACTGCTTGCCTGAAGCTTTCCTCTGCTCTGCTCTGCTCCGCTGCACTGAA includes:
- the LOC130935846 gene encoding zinc finger protein ZOP1-like, with amino-acid sequence MTEYWVSQGNKWCDFCKIYISNNPSSIRNHELGQRHKDNVAKRLAVMRKENAAKEKEQKETARALEQIEVKAQRSYQKDKAKFEETRQSHELDDQEWQFDDNSGYYYHKTNGFCYDPKSGFYYSDALGKWVTWEEAYASPQFSSNAGISGPNSKSLSTSQSKSVKKKTENKSQNGPSPGPVVSYSLNPKRNVKGTPSSLTVRKRKRPEEKCKAKVIPEEEKAALKAREAARKRVEEREKSLLGLYSKPY